The Pseudomonas chlororaphis subsp. piscium genome contains the following window.
CGCCGGAGTGTCAACCGTTAATGGTCCATTGAGTCAAATAAGTGTTGAATGACTCCCAGGGCGGGTTAAGTCCCGGAGCTGCAAAGGGTTTTGTTTTTTGCGCGACACTCGCGCAAGGCACGGCGATAAAACGGGTGCGCACAAAAAAGGCCACTCTTTCGAGTAGCCTTTTTTGATGTTTGGTTGCGGGAGCCGGATTTGAACCGACGACCTTCGGGTTATGAGCCCGACGAGCTACCAGACTGCTCCATCCCGCGTCTGTGTGGCGGCATTCTACAGAGGATCGCCGGGCTGTCAACCGATCAGGCGAAAAAAACTGTTCTCGTTCAATCGCTTAGCTTGAAAGGACAGCCCTTGAATCGGCCTCGGGGGCATGCCACACAAGGCTTTCAGCTCTATTGAGGGGCTTTGACCGATTGAGAAAATAAATTCATCTTCCGATTTTTCTGGTGGCAGGCAGGAGAAATCAAACTACTGGTGCTATATACAGTTCTCGGTGAGATACTGTCGCCCTGTCTCACGATTGACCTCTTGCTTCCATGAACTCTGCCTTTATATGACGCAGCGCAAAATCATCCACATCGACTGCGATTGCTTCTACGCCGCCATCGAAATGCGCGACGACCCGCAATTGGCCGGTAGGCCGATGGCGGTGGGTGGCTCGGCGGAGCGACGCGGGGTGATCGCCACTTGCAACTATGAAGCCCGCGCCTTTGGCGTGCGTTCGGCCATGTCTTCGCGGCATGCGCTGACGCTGTGCCCCGACTTGCTGATCGTCAAGCCGCGCATGGAGGCCTACCGGGAAGCGTCGAAAGAGATTCATGTGATCTTTCGCGACTACACCGACCTGATCGAGCCCTTGTCCCTGGATGAGGCCTATCTGGACGTCTCCGACAGCCCCAACTTCGCCGGCAGCGCCACGCGCATCGCCCAGGATATTCGCCGCCGGGTCTCCAACCAGCTGCATATCACCGTGTCGGCCGGGGTGGCGCCGAACAAGTTCCTGGCCAAGATCGCCAGCGACTGGAAGAAGCCCAATGGCCTGTTCGTGATCACCCCGGACCAGGTCGAGGACTTCGTTTCGGCCTTGCCGGTGAACAAGCTGCATGGCGTGGGCAAGGTCACGGCCGACAAACTGGGACGCCTGGGTATCGTCAACTGCGAGGGGTTGCGCGACTGGAGCAAGCTGGCGCTGGTGCGCGAGTTCGGCAGTTTTGGCGAGCGCCTGTGGAACTTGGCCCGGGGCATCGATGAGCGGCCGGTGCAGAACGACAGCCGCCGGCAGTCCATCAGTGTGGAAAACACCTACGACGTCGATCTGCCCGATCTGCAGAGCTGCCTGGATAAACTCCCGGAGCTGATGCAGACCCTGGCCGGGCGGATCGAACGAATCGACAGCAGTTATCGTCCGGGCAAGCCCTTCGTCAAAGTGAAGTTTCACGATTTCACCCAGACCACGCTCGAACAGGCGGGGGCAGGGCGGGACCTGGAGAGTTACCGGCAGCTTTTGACCCAGGCGTTCAAGCGCGGGGACAGGCCGGTGCGGCTATTGGGGATTGGTGTGCGTTTGCAGGATATGCGTGGCGGGCATGAACAGCTGGAGTTGTTCAGCCGTTCCTGAAAAAGCATCGCGATCCAGCCCACTCCTGCAGTGCAGGCTGGCTCGCGATGGCTTGCAGATCAATTGGCGCCGGGATCGGCGACCAGGCGGCCGGCGTTCTTGGTCAGCGACTTGAGAAATTCGCTTTGCAGCTCCGGATCGTTGCGGGTCAGCTCGATCAGGCTCTGTTCCAGTTCGCTGGCTTCTTCTTCCAGACCCAGTTCGGAGAGACGCTTGACCCGGTGCACCCACTGGCTCACTTCGTCATCCTCGAGGTCGTCGTAGATCAGGTTGTGCGCTTCCAGCAGCTTACCGCGCAGGGTGTTGCTGATGGCCAGCGACGAGTCGGAATGCACGTCGTCCTGGGCATCCGCGACGCTGATCTGCAGCTTGCCGATGTGGTTCAGGTCCTGCTCGGAAAACGGGCTGTCCAACAGGTTCAGGCGCAGTATGCCGTTGCGGTCGGTGCTCAGCTCATGGGTTTCCTTGCCGGCCTTGACCTGCACCGGGCGTTCGCTCCAGGGCAGGCTCGAATACTCCACGCGCTTGTCGCGCTGGACTTCATCGATCCCCGCCAGGTTCTGTTGCGCCCGACCATGGGACTGCACGTTCATGAACGGGTTGAGCCCGGCCACGCCGTAGCTGATCCAGTCCTTGGTGACGCTGTCCGGCAGGTTGCCCAGGGCAAACACATTGACCACGTTGGCGCCGATACCGGCGACCACGGCTACCGCGCCCAGCGGGATCTCGTAGATCTCCCGCCAGGGTTGATAGGGCGTGTAGCGATCGTAGCGACGCGTGACTTCGAACTCGGTGACTTCGAAGGTCTTCTGCTCGTGGATGCGTACCCGGCGTTGCGGCAGCTCAAGCACCTTAGGCTCACCGACATCGATCTGCAGGCTGTGGTCGAGCAATTTGCGCTCGACGCGTTCCTCGTGCTCGCTGCGTTGCGACATTTGGTTGGCACAGCCGCTGAGCAACAGGGCGCCGCACAAGGCGGCGCCACCGAGGCTTAAGGTGTTTCGCTTGAACATGACTTCTCTATCTGGTTTCAGCGACGGATACGGGCTTGGAGGAAGGACAGCACGTCCGCCACTGGCAGCGCTTGCGCCTCGGCTTCGGTACGGCTCTTGTATTCCAGGTTGCCTTCGGCGAGGCCGCGGTCGCTGACCACGATCCGGTGTGGAATGCCGATCAGCTCCATGTCCGCGAACTTGATGCCCGGGCTGGTCTTCTTGTCGCGGTCGTCCAGCAGCACTTCGAAGCCGGCGGCGGTGAGTTCCGCGTACAGCTTGTCGGTGGCTTCGCGAACCTGCTCGGTTTCATAGCGCAGCGGTACCAGAGCGATCTGGAACGGGGCCAGGGTGTCGCTCCAGATGATGCCGTTCTCGTCGTTGTTCTGCTCGATGGCCGCAGCCACCACGCGGGACACGCCGATGCCGTAGCAGCCCATTTCCAGGGTGACCGGCTTGCCGTTCTCGCCCAGCACTTCGCACTTCATCGCCTTGCTGTACTTGTTGCCCAGCTGGAAGATGTGCCCGACTTCGATGCCGCGCTTGATTTCCAGGGTGCCCTTGCCGTCCGGGCTCGGGTCGCCGGAGACGACGTTGCGCAGGTCGGCCACGGTAGGGACCGGCATGTCGCGTTCCCAGTTGAAGCCGAAATAGTGCTTGTCGTCGACGTTCGCGCCGATACCGAAGTCGCTCATCAGGGCCACCGAACGGTCGACGATGATGGGCAGCGGCAGGTTCAGCGGGCCCAGGGAGCCGGCGCCGGCGCCGATGGCGTCACGCAGCTCGGCTTCCGAAGCCATGACCAGCGGGCTGGCGACGCCAGGCTGGTTGGCGGCCTTGATTTCGTTCAACTCGTGGTCGCCACGGATGATCAGGGCGATCAGCTTGCCGGCTTCCTCGGCGTGCACCACCAGGGTCTTGACGGTCTTTTCGATCGGCAGGTTGTAGCCTTCCACCAGCTGCGCGATGGTTTTCGCGTCAGGGGTGTCGACCAGGCGCAGTTCTTCGCTCGGCGCCGGACGCGAGGTTTCCCGTGGCACGGCTTCGGCTTTCTCGATGTTCGCCGCGTAGTCGGAGCCGTTGCTGAAAACGATGTCGTCTTCGCCGGACTCGGCCAGTACGTGGAATTCGTGGGAGCCGGCGCCGCCGATGGAGCCGTTGTCCGCTTCGACCGGACGGAATTTCAGGCCCAGGCGGGTGAACACGTTGCAGTAGGCCTGGTGCATGCGGTCATAGGTGACCTGCAGCGATGCCTGGTCGGCGTGGAAGGAATAGGCATCCTTCATGATGAACTCGCGACCGCGCATCAAGCCGAAGCGTGGACGGATTTCATCGCGGAATTTGGTCTGGATCTGGTACAGGTTGATCGGCAGCTGCTTGTAGCTGCTCAGCTCGTTGCGGGCCAGATCGGTGATCACTTCTTCGTGGGTCGGGCCGGCGCAGAAGTCGCGACCATGGCGATCCTTGAAGCGCAGCAGTTCAGGGCCGTACTCCTCCCAGCGACCGGATTCCTGCCACAGTTCAGCCGGTTGCGTGCTCGGCATCAACACTTCAAGCGAGCCGGCGGCGTTCATTTCTTCACGAACGATGGCTTCGACCTTGCGCATCACCCGCAGGCCCATCGGGAGCCAGGTGTACAGGCCCGAGGCCAGTTTGCGGATCATGCCGGCGCGCAGCATCAGCTGATGGCTGATCACGACCGCATCGGAAGGCGTTTCTTTCTGTGTGGCGAGCAAAAATTGACTGGTGCGCATGGTAGGCCGTTGTCGGTTGCTGAAGACTAGAAGTGACGAAGCATTGTACGGGCGAGAACCCTTGGCGTACAGGATTGCGGCCGGGGGAGGTCGGGGCGCCGGATGAGTGCCGGTGCGCCCCGGGGTTTCCTAGGGTTCTTCGCTGACCGCAGTAGTGGGTGGAGTGGCCGGCGGTGCGGCTTCGGGTGTTTCCGGCGGTTCGGCGCGGCGGCTTTCCTGGAACCAGTGCAGGGCGATCAGGATCAGG
Protein-coding sequences here:
- the dinB gene encoding DNA polymerase IV; this encodes MTQRKIIHIDCDCFYAAIEMRDDPQLAGRPMAVGGSAERRGVIATCNYEARAFGVRSAMSSRHALTLCPDLLIVKPRMEAYREASKEIHVIFRDYTDLIEPLSLDEAYLDVSDSPNFAGSATRIAQDIRRRVSNQLHITVSAGVAPNKFLAKIASDWKKPNGLFVITPDQVEDFVSALPVNKLHGVGKVTADKLGRLGIVNCEGLRDWSKLALVREFGSFGERLWNLARGIDERPVQNDSRRQSISVENTYDVDLPDLQSCLDKLPELMQTLAGRIERIDSSYRPGKPFVKVKFHDFTQTTLEQAGAGRDLESYRQLLTQAFKRGDRPVRLLGIGVRLQDMRGGHEQLELFSRS
- a CDS encoding proline--tRNA ligase, coding for MRTSQFLLATQKETPSDAVVISHQLMLRAGMIRKLASGLYTWLPMGLRVMRKVEAIVREEMNAAGSLEVLMPSTQPAELWQESGRWEEYGPELLRFKDRHGRDFCAGPTHEEVITDLARNELSSYKQLPINLYQIQTKFRDEIRPRFGLMRGREFIMKDAYSFHADQASLQVTYDRMHQAYCNVFTRLGLKFRPVEADNGSIGGAGSHEFHVLAESGEDDIVFSNGSDYAANIEKAEAVPRETSRPAPSEELRLVDTPDAKTIAQLVEGYNLPIEKTVKTLVVHAEEAGKLIALIIRGDHELNEIKAANQPGVASPLVMASEAELRDAIGAGAGSLGPLNLPLPIIVDRSVALMSDFGIGANVDDKHYFGFNWERDMPVPTVADLRNVVSGDPSPDGKGTLEIKRGIEVGHIFQLGNKYSKAMKCEVLGENGKPVTLEMGCYGIGVSRVVAAAIEQNNDENGIIWSDTLAPFQIALVPLRYETEQVREATDKLYAELTAAGFEVLLDDRDKKTSPGIKFADMELIGIPHRIVVSDRGLAEGNLEYKSRTEAEAQALPVADVLSFLQARIRR